Below is a genomic region from Biomphalaria glabrata chromosome 3, xgBioGlab47.1, whole genome shotgun sequence.
cacacacaccctcactctcttcaTCGAATCTCGATCCCCCTCCTCCTTCACGGAGagcctcagaacagtggacaccatgTGGGAAAACTTCTGACGTggcagatctttatggagataGCTTCAATGGCCACTATACGCCCAATGCACCTAACGGCATGGGAGGATGGATATAGGCTAAGTCTTAAGTATTCACATGTCCCTTGACCAGCGCCGGATCTAATTATGTTGAGGTTCTGGGGCAGAATTTTTGTGGAGTCCCTTACActtttttcgaaagctttaatacaaattttaatacacttattaataataattattatatctaaaagcatatggcatattttagaagaaagaaataaagtacttgtaaatttaatctcattttcattctttaaaaaatatttaatatgcatattttagttttaaaaagtgtaggcctatattttttagtttgaggagggtaaggcccttggtcttggtagacgcactgtcgtaaatccggagctACATTTACATATTCCTAGCAAGCTACAAGTGAACACTTCTTATTTGCCAGCCGACGTAAGATCAAAGTGTTCGCGGTCAAAAGGCGAATGTGAAAATACAAACTTCAACGTTTCTGACCCATTGATATTCGGAGATAGTTTTATGTGGAGCCCCCCTTTGTTAGGGAGTCTCCTGGAGATAGTTTTATGTGGAGCCCCACTTTGTTAGGGAGTCTCCTGGAGATAGTTTTATGTGGAGCCCCCCTTTGTTAGGGAGTCTCCTGGAGATAGTTTTATGTGGAGCCCCCTTTGTTATGGAGTCTCCTGCGCAGTAGCCCCGCCTGCCCTCCCTCAAATCCGGAACTGCCCTTGACTTTCGCCATAAGGTTGCTGTGAAAGTTCGTTTAAACAAATCCTTCCACTTTtcgttttaaaattagtttaggCCTAGATCTCttgttgtattttaatttaatcataATACATATGCCAGTACAGCGAGTTTTGATTGGCGTGTTCTAGCGAATGTGAAACATGAAACTAAAAATGAATAGAATAGCCAGCAATGACCAAGGGGAATTCCCGCGATAACATCTGTGTTATGAGTACGTCTCGAGAGGTAGCTAATGGTGACATTAACATACCAACAAATTATGCCTTGAATGTTGGTATGTTAATGTATACAGTAGAAGTAAGTAGATTGAACTAGTGGTTGCTCCATTTTCCAGTTGTATGtgtcaatgaacgttgaatagtgtaatactgagttcttgcttcctgaggTGCTCtggacacgtgacaagacaaatagtacaaactgacctaagtccgtttcagcagacaaacatgaagtttattttactacaataataattcACTGCGCTCTTTGTTAgcgctacaagtcaagaaataataaacaatcctatccgcataacagcggtatcaaaagtatccaatatatgttagttacaaatcacgtccgcatctcagcgggtaacactgtgtagaaatatagattaactaatacatgtctcaaaagaccactggcaacaactgcccataagttactttctaactgaaattactacagacttttctaagtcgctactgtccgttgcggactaaaatattacttgaccacacggtccaaagaataacaattgacttctaacttgacttcacttgtctgcttgacttgactgactgacctctaagtctaactttattcattctacttcctgttttctacatcaggaattccacgtgtcttttaaactattaacatgacgtgaactttagatcatgcaatgtcaactaagactgtgacagtaTGTATGACTGTGTAATAACAAATAGTTGTAAAGGCATGTAATGAagtattcaataaaaaattattaaggtTGCGATTGTACGGTAATCGATTTTTTTTCGACCTACATATAGAAATATAATACGTAacgcaaaaaaacaacaataaaacagTTTGCATTCAAGCGTTCAGTTTTCGATTatcaaaatttatatattatgaaGGCAGGTACCAATAGATTAACTTCGTAACTTGTGGGCCGATTTCGACATCCAGTCTGCTTCCGTGGGAGCTCAGCAAAAGGCTCCGCAGATGCAACCCGTTTGTCTCtaaaaagcaaactatagtccAAGGTCAAGTATGGTAATGCTATCAGCGTTGACTATCTTATAGTGTTGTCCTTTCGCTAGTTGACTGTTACCTCCGTTTTATTTATCTGCACTGGACACAGTGCGGAAGAACCTAACAACTAAATGCCAAGATCAAATAGCAAGTAAACTAAAAGCCAAGATAAGTATTTTATAACACTTAATGCGTTCATTTGTTCAGAATGAAGCTATGTACATTTTTGAAATATGTGTAGCACGCATACACCTTTTGACAAGTTCATTGAAATTGCCTTCCGTGCAACAAAACCTGAAACATAAATGTCTCTTGTTGCTctattagtttgttgttgttgttgtttttttgaacaatatgttatttaattatattacaggtaaaaatatttttttttggacctAAAAATTGACAAGAAcataagttttaaataaaaacaagagcCTTTTAATTCTGTGTTAAAATGAAGcaatatttattaaaacattcaACATGTTAAcagaactttaaaaacaaaacttggcaTATGAAGAAGCCACAGTATATTGAAACAATCCCATTTATACTTGGCAAACAATAGTGTAATCAACTCAACACTTGTGAGTTACATATTATGTGGACAGACACCAAATTAGAATCAAATCACAATCTTTCAACACTGACATGTGCACAAACAACATTATGCATAGCTATTGTTAAGGAGCAGGGTCAGTGTTTACTAACTTACATATAGCCTACACTGTACATCAGAAGATTCATAAAAGACACTAGTctaggatgaaaaaaaaaaaagagaaagacattATGAAATCAGATAGTTTTATGAGTTCAGGCTTGTATACAAATCTTTTTGAATGATGTACCAGGGAACTGAAAAGACATTGATTGTAAGAGACAGTATACTTCAATCATCTTTGTTATTCATTTGTCTTACATTTTCTACTAATATAAACAGGCAGTACAGTGCAGTGTAACAGAGGTACAAGTACAATCACATGCTATGATTCAGATCATGTTTCAAGTAACTAACTCAGCTCTAGGCCTACCAGAAGCTGTATTGTTCAAGCAACTAACTGAACTCTACAGACTGCCAAGTTCTGCATCATGCTGAGTACACAATTACTAAGATGAAAAACTGTATAAAAAGATGGATGATGTtgcttctataaaacaaaagaaacatgtACACATATCTAAGCACCATCTTGAAATCAAGGAAGTAAACGACAAAGTCAAGGAAAGCTTGAGTTCATAATACAGGTATCACAGAAGATGTTTTGAAATGTACAAAAAATGACATGTGTAAATATATAGGTACTGCTTTCAAAGATATCAGGCATTATTTGATCTATTTTGGCACTGAATACTGCATAACTTGTCATCATTTTTcattaagaaacaaaatgaaatatttattcacTGAAACAATGCAATTGAGAAATCAATAACTCTATGTGTAGTTCAAACAAGCCTTCTGTGAAgttgttatatagatctacaagtgCACATTAAATAACATGAAAATATACATGTACTGtaagaaattaaattaagaaaGATTAAAGATTGCACTTATTGAAAACTAACGCACACAAAAAATCTTAGAACTACAATTCCTAAACATAAAACGAAGAaaaattcctaaaaaaaaacaaccaattacAAAAAAGATGTACTACTCCTTAacagtaaagaaagaaagaaaagttcAAGTACAGTAATGTTCAATTGATCATTGTACAGATAATGGTGAAATAGAACTTAGTATACTAGCTTTACATTTGAGATCAAGAAACTTAATGTATGTTTAATTATATGTCAAAATAGGATGATATAGTTCTCTGTCATGTTACTAAGACAGTTGAAAATAAATTCACCAGTTATGTACCTTTATTTATAGGAAACTGGTTTTGCATGTGGCCAACAAATGACCGGCTTGATATGGTTTTAAATGAAAACAGGAATGCCTACATGAGAGGTTAATAACTATTTTGAGTTGCATGTTGTAAAAGCAAAATTTAACATACAATGATATAATATTTTGTAGAAAATTTCATTATCTTAAGTGTAGAGTACTTTTAAAAGCAAAGATTTTctggtgtatttttttgttttttacaatgtaaaaaaaacaactttgcctttcaaaaaaaattcttaaacacaatataaagaaaaagacaTATAATTGAAATAACATACATCTAAAATGTATCTAAAAAACTAGAACCATGTGGTTTAATACTATAGTACTATAACATCTTTCTGATAAAAAAACTTTGgaatacacttaaaaaaaaaaggacttttaCAATTTTAACAATAGAAAATTTCAAGGTAGTTTAAGTAAAATCACAGGTATTATTAGTTTCACTAGATATTGACTATTATGTACTCTAAGGATTACAGCAGCCTGGTTCATTCTAAGTTTAAAACTAAACTATGATCCTAGCAAGTACAAAGACTGGAAATATCTCTGGAATTAAAATTGACCACTCAGCTCTTCCATCTCAGGAGATGCACATTCATTTTCCTCAGGTCTGGGTTGCTCAATAGGAACAAAGACGGCCATTTGGCTGCGGATTTGTTTGATTTGCTGAGTTCTCTCATCATCAGGAAATAAAACAGAGTTGATCACTGAAATGGTCACAAACTTATTTGGTAATGTAGGAAGAGAATACAGAACAGTTCACATAGTATTCTAACAGTTCTGAATGGAGGACAATTTGGCAACaaatcaaagtattttttttgtttttaaagggaaacttcGATGCGTTTggcaatttttgatataatatctgttttgatttacagataatgaatatattattcttttttttatttgcagtaATCGATGTTTTTCCAACGTAATTtccctgcgcatccaaaacagtcagactttcactgggtttctatgtgatatcacaaatacatttaatttaatctattgacttctgtataacgggagaccatacagcaaagtttacattctcgtaaaagaaatatatcttcgtctatgcagttagatctaggatcttgtatgcaaagaaaaaaatgcgtattaaaactAGAGTTACATGCTTGATTAACCACGGCAGTGttattttctcgccagaccacaacaaacactatcgcttggttgtcttgtcatgaccgactacaggtaatctcgactagccttacactgaccagtttgtttgAATCAGTGAGACAcaagatctatttacttcttgggacagggaaAGGCTTAGAagaaaattttactttgtttctcgagttggttatccaatgcttttagatctatttatacaagtatatatatataactgtatcatagatctagactaggccgtcactaagcctaacagctactgtaagaatgaagcgatacgattggttaaatgtagtttctctttcagtattgttgagggaagtacgtatgaactagcttaaaacaaaatctcaaagaatcccccttttttttttgagatgtcaagaatttactgactaatttattaaatataaatgtttctaagcatttaaatacaaaatggtaaaatatttacaacttttcacgcagaatttaaataccGGTaagtcaataactcaaatttgaaaaaccttcggagtttccctttaactaaAAGATAatcaattagaaaataaatcagCTTCCCCTTAACAACAACAGAGACCTAATTCTATGGGTCCACTTACTATGCACACTTCTCTCAGAAGTTCTCAAATGTTTGAGAATTCCTGCTAGCTCTGGACTTGCTGTTTTCCATGCTGGCATTTCACTTCTGCTGGAATCAGGCAAATAGTCATCATATGGTGATGGTGTGGTATTCAAGCGATTTTGATCCCTGCCATTCAGAAAATTAGAGATGTTTTAATGGTCTTGCTAAGAATGTTTTGCTATCTTAATGATGtagggattttaaaaaaagataacacatttcCCTATGCACTAATAAGCaagttttacaaaaataaatcaattcgtACTTTATGctcaaaaaataaagtaaactaagctttcatatttcatttatcattgaaaacagagaaaaaaaaaagtgaaatgtatGTTCTATCAACAGTCATACTACTATGTGCTCAAGTATTGCTTGAAATAAATGCTTCAATTTTTCATCACTTGAGTTGTAGATTGGTGTCTTTTACAGACTTTTTAATAGAAGAAATTCTGAGCTAATAgtaaatattgaaacaaaaaaattgttcactAAGGACTAAGGCTCATCTCAAGGAGGATAAGATGAAAGCCTGGACAATGGTTATGGTCAAAATGTTGTCATTCACACAGCAGTGCCTCACTTTCCACATAGCTTTTGGGTCATCAGTTCCTgtttttttcctcagggttgctTCCAAAGCCTTTCCCCATGTCCGGGTTTAGCCACAAGACAACAAATGTTTGGGGTAAAGAGATTTTGTTTTCTCCTAGGTGGATAGCCAGCCAGGCTGACTGCTTTAGGATCCAGATACCCATTTTTGACCCTTCTTCTGTCAGTGTTAACAGTTCTGCCAgacccaatatctgagccacacctgaagtCAAGGAGTTAGACTGTCTGTCAAAGGCTATATGAGAAGCATGTCATTAGAAGAATTTTAAAGGTAGCGAAGTGCGTATTTCCATTAGATtatatccattttttaaaactgataaAAGAAACAATAGTGTTTCTGATGTTTAATGATGAGATGTAACCATTAGCTGGCAAACAAAATATGACAATGGTGAATTTCTACTTGTTTTATAATCTTACTACAGAAGTTGACATTCATTCTTACAATATTGTGAAATTAAACCTTTTCAAGAAATGCAGCAAAGTTTACCTTAGTTTATCCACCAATTTGTCCAGCgtggtttttaattttaaagagatttgataGAGTGAAGAGACTATCAGAGAATCATAAGATGCCTGCaaagcaaatttaaaaaatggtaatttttttaaaagattactACAAATcttgtaaataaagaaaaaggtaatgtcatagtgttgTGAAACTGATATATGGTGAGAATTCCCTTCCCAGCTAGCTACTGACAATGTCCAGCTACAGGCAAtagctaaatatttttttgtattaactTGCTGAAAAAATGTAACTACTTTAGGGATAAGGGTTAATTAAATGGTATTCTTTAATAACACAAAGATGGATATAATTagatgaaatatattttacaattcaTATAATATTAAATCTGTGGTGAAGCCCACTTAATAATCTAGGTGagtaaaataattagttatatAAGTGTTAAGAAACTAAGACTTAGTAaactgaaaaaatatttaatgttggcTACTACAAAACTGTCAATCAAgtgaaacaaattaaacaatctCTGACCTGACAAATTTAACATAACTGAAAACCAATTGTAAGCAAAATTTAATTTGCCTATTATTTTTATATGATTCAAAAAGTAACTGTAGTGAATAAAGATGAGAACCTTGGAAGTTAATGTTAAATAAGAGCAAGAAAGATCTATTTCCAACAGTAAGAACATTGACCAAAACCCTTAAAAGCAACATGAAGATGTCTATCTAACACTGATTATACAAACATGCAAGTTATGCATATGATTTGCTAAAATAgtcatttaaatttgttttcacttttttttttcccccaaacaaTCACAATTTATCATTATTCAAAGGGCTGAATTtaaacagatttttgtggaataAATAAGATAAACATACACTTTTTTACTGTTTAAAAATGATTGTGAAATAAGAGTATGGTAATTAATTTAAGTTACActgtaacttttttaaaacaaatattaaaaatatataactagTGAAAATTTGTTATAGTGGATAAACTATTTCTTCAAATCCAGACCTGTGGAGAAGTATCTACAGTAGTGGCTGGGCTATCTCTTGGGTCACTATTACGGACAAGCGACAAAGTTGAAAAATTTGTGTCAACATCACTCATGCTGTTTCTCAGATGTAGTGACAGGGTGTGACGTAGTGGAGACACATCTGGAGAGATGGTCTTGGAACGAAGAAGCGGTGGTGTAAATGCAGACTTGATTTGTTGTGCAGCACTTAAAGAGATCAGGCTTCTAGAAGAATCCTTTCAATGAAGACATGCAGAAGataacaacaaacataaaactaGACAACTAGCCCATACTAAACACATGACAAGTTAGAATTTTAGCCTCACAGTGTAAACAATCAATGTGGAGAATGGTTAGTAgtgaaaaataatatattttgtttaccaatagtaaaaaaaaacaacttagtaAATAATCATAATGTCAGCTGGTTTAATTGAGTCTAATTAGCATAAtgtaatcaatttaaaactattgttttttatttagtctTATAATCATAATGTTGTTGAATACAGATTTTTATTCTATTGATAAGTGTGTAACtgtgacaattattttttaattgcccCAGCTGAGGAATCTGACATCTGAATATTTCCCCATAATCCCCCTCCACCACATGGACACACACCTAAATAACCTTATGATTTGGCCATCTTGACTGATATTGCACATCAAAGAAAGCATCGTTATCCATATAAGGCAGCTAAAACCTATACTCTTAGCCAACTGTGCAAGATCAATAGTTAAACTAGGCCACTGGCTACTTTATCTAGCCAACCTTTTCTATGGCCAATTACAGGTGACTTATTCATACTTCTATGATCACAGATTCCTATATTGATCTTCTAACATGTCAGGATTATCTCTCTTAATTGCTAGACAACAtccagacccccccccccctcccgaacACCCTCAACTTctttattcatttaattttactatatttaaaacataatttattttgccTTGCATTATTGTATGCCATCTGTTTGTTCACTGTTAGAACCCCCTAAACTTAACAGGACCAACTCTAATTAAAtatctaattaaataaattatatcacACAAGTCACAATGACAATAGCTAAACATCATGCAAAGCAGTTTACTTTTATTGCTCACAATATTGAGTCCATCCACTCAATCACTTTACAACAACTTCACTAAAGCGACAATGAATACACTTAATTCCTAGCTAAACAATATCAGCAATTAATTCATTTGTGCACAAGAGAAAATCATTATTACTGTCATgtcaattatattaaaaaaaatcttataaaaaaattgacattatattttgtttcttttttttattaacctcAGCTCTTACTGTATCAGgtagtatattaaaaaaaaaaaactgaagccAGTGTGTACATGCAGCATTCTATACCAACAACATgaataaagaaacaaacttaGCCACAAAAAAACTTGCTTCATTTTGCAAACTGCAACAGACATTTATTAAGTAAaagcaaagaaagaaatacCTGTGTTGTATTGGCTGAGACCAAGCTGTCGTCTTCATCTGCACTGTGGTGAGATCTTTCTGAGCGTAAAGAACCTTGAAATGGAATGAATGCTCTCCTGGGACCCTCCTGATGACTTGAGCTCTCTAGAGAAGTAAAGTCTTGAGTGCTAGATGTTGCAGACTGCATGGACAAAGCCAGCTTGTGAGAGTCAGTAAAAGATGCAGATCTTATCATCCTCCTCCTGATATTTGCACTGGCAGAAGGTTTTGGCCTCATGGTCACACCTGGCTCTTTCACCTTGGCCTTTGCTTCTGCAACAGCCTTACGAGGGTCATATTCTTTTCTACGCTTCCAAGCCAATCTTTCTGCATTTTTGGGAGAATTGGATCTGCTGCCTGGCTGTGACTGACTCCTGCTGCTGAGGCCAGTGATCGCTAAACCACTTCTAGTCAGTCCTGTAGGAGTGGTCCTTATGTGAGACTTTGGAGTAGGTTCCCTTTTAGCAGCTGTCATTGCTGATTGATGTGCCATTGTTAGTGAACTTGCACGTTGCATTTTCTGACCTAATTTGTTGTTCATATTTGAAGAGATATTTGAGTTGCTGTTAGCTTTTTGTACTGATTCTAAAGTATTATTTACCCTACTCTTTCGTACAATCTGAGCCCCAAGACTTGTAGCTTCACTTCGTTGAGTCTCTATCAGAGACCTAGTCCTTGTAGTGCTGTGAACACTTGAGGATCTTATGGAAGAACTACTTGTGCCAGATTTTAAAGATTTACCTGAGCGGGGAGTTGAAGGTTCATCAAAGCTATCTGCACGAGCGCGTCGAAGTTGGAAAGCTCTGTTGGGTTTGGTCATGGTGATGTTGCCTTTTCCTTTGGATGAGGACCGAGAAAAACTGCCATCACCAGTGTCTGAACTAACATCAGATATAATACTGTCATTATCAAAACTGTCTCTACGACCAGCAAGTACATCTGAgattaaagactttcttccaGTGTTAGCACTGGTTACAGAAGTTATACTTCTAGGAGAAGCCATGCTTCGTGAGCGAGAGGCCACAGTCTGAGAGTAAGATCTTCCAACCATTTTTTTGCCAGGTGCAGCTGGAGGTGTTGAGCTTGCATGATTTAATGTCTTAGCAGGTGAGTCTTTCTGTTGTCTTTTTGATAAGGCATCCCTTGGGCTTTTGTATAATGTTGGTTTAACATAATGCTCATCACCATTAACCAATGCCACTGTGCTGGACACATCAGTATCAGACTCAGTGCTCTGGGAACGTTTGTTGTCATGGCTTGATTTGTAGACTATTCTGGCCTCCATGGCAGCCATGACAGTTTCTGTATCTTGAAGGAGAAGCTCAGTGTCCACACTGCTCCTAGACCTGGCAGATGTGCTGGGACTACTCATTGTGACATTTGTTAAAGAATCATTGTCTTGGTAACCATTACTACCAATTCTGCTCCTAGAATAAGCCTGACTAGATATTCTTGGAGATCTGCCATTTACAGCTGATGTGCCATTGAGTTTACTCCCACACAAGTCAGGTGTCCTTTCATGCCTCATGTCTTCCACAGAGCGATCGTGGTCACCGACAAATGAACTGTGTTCACTGCTGACAGGACTTTTATCTGTAGGGATTGAAGGCAGCTTTCTCCCTGTACCTGGTCTCTTCCTGTTCAAACCTTGAGGAGGTTTTTTAGATAATGATGGCTCATCtgttaacaaaagaaaaaatgctGTCATTATCGATTGaatacacaattattcaatcTTTCAGTATAGTTACTTTACAGTtctaattttaaactaaaactttTCCAATCCTAACTAGAGATCTTGTTCTATTCAACTTACTATCTTCTTTTGTATTCTTAGCCAATTCTGCTAAATGGCCTGAAGACTTGTGAGATAGTGCTGCCAACTGCTTGACCCATGTCTGAACACCATCTGAATGTGGCATGGCAGAATTCTGCTGAGAGAAAAACAATTCATAAGAACaacatattttaaattctttcttttatatatttatttataatcataTTAATTAGCCAAGATTTGCTGTTCTTCAACAAATATTCACATGAACAAATTTTAAGTATTTACTCTTTTGGATGAGATATGACACAGAAAccttatttgtttcattttatttttaattcataatATAGCACAGCTTCAGTttctttggtaaaaaaaaaaaagatagaaaaagaaataggccaaagtttcaaaactattaaCTAGCGGTATTGATTATACCTTTCAGAGTAGCAACCATTATATATATACCCCTACACCATCCACAGCAAAAACTTGCTCCATTAGAAATGTCAGCCTTTCTCTTGATGAGCCAGCCTTCACTAGTCATTGTTAATTACTGTGTATGTCATATCACAAGGTGGCTACAGAAGTATGCCAGGAATGCTGAGTGTGACTACTATAGGCATTAGTAGGCCAATTTCTTCTTAGTGTAAGGTTAATCATTGTGATAGCCATAAGTTGCTTTGTGAAATGCTCATAACTAGAGCCACAGTGACAAACATAGCTAAATAGATAGCATGTATCTGACTTTATTAAGTTCTAATTCTATGGATCAATGGAGATCTATATTATTTGGTTTAGTATTAGATTCAATTCATTTGTgtattacaatataaaaaaaaacaatcaaaaacTTTCTAGACAAGCTAAGCATGTTCACATAGTATACTTTAGGTCAGTAGTGTAGTTTATTTGCCTGGTTCCCATATTTCTCATATCCTGCCAAAAGGTGAAACAATGCTGCATTATAATGCTCCTCCAGACTGTGTCTTCTTGTATTTCTTACTTTCACTCACAaccaaaacataaaataaaaaaaaacttatacatACATTTCATTTCTATCATTTTGAACACACTCCTAAAGCCACACATTTCATGCAGTGAgttcatattttgttgtttataaAGTGTCCAAAATGGCAAGTCAAGTACTAAACAGTTAGTGAGGATGTACAAAAAGGACGGAAGTATATTTTGTGCtattaaacatttgtatttaagCATTTTTATTTAGACTGCAGCCATTTAAGGGAAATactgaaaaataaatacaaattctgGTATACATTTTGTCAGCAAATTTCTGCACTTAGATTGCAAAActatcaaaacattttcttaatGTGCAGAAAGGTCTTGCTATTCCCAATGTCTAGTTACATTAAAAATTTTGCTATTTCTAAGGTCTAATTACATCCAAGGTATTTCAATTTCCATGGTCTAGTTGATATCAGGGTCTAATTATATCAAAGAATCTGTTACCGGATACTTTCAATGTCTAGTTTCATCCATGGTCATGATACATCCAATACAGGGTATTGTTACATCTAGGGTGTTGTTATATCCAAACTCCAAGACCTAGTTACatccatttttttattgttacatCCGAGGTCAAGTTACATCCAGTTTGTTGTTGTTACATCCAAGGTCTAGTTACATCCAGTTtgttgttttatacattttgttgttcTTACATCCAAGGTCAAGTTACATCCAGATtgttgttttatacattttgttgttcTTACATCCAAGGTCAAGTTACATCCAGATtgttgttttatacattttgttgttgttacatCCAAGGTCTAGTTACATCCAGTTtgttgttttatacattttgttgttcTTACATCCAAGGTCTAGTTACATCCAGTTtgttgttttatacattttgttgttgttacatCCAAGGTCAAGTTACATCCAGTTtgttgttttatacattttgttgttgttacatCTAAGGTCTAGTTACATCCAGTTtgttgtt
It encodes:
- the LOC106065192 gene encoding centrosomal protein of 170 kDa-like isoform X7, which produces MDSIRLGHDTMMYHIEQGSQITNQGGQLPDPQFVPSWVTRHSQDPASVHVHAHAMAECQELHYIGLYGWFPTLGCIAEQNIEHTCSLNTESKGNKEETVDHEIQRHSPHQPHHQHYHSRTNEQQVPELSKSKTAVPRSPKNHHSIEQEDIHQNPVSQTNKNNQEQIANQEQDSISTSNIDDSDNIPVMGRNTWPRKRVRQVAHVGSLFNPEPQEKSDLNISEARPAGKLASAYIVSFDDSVCNGSSGAAAVEAQRRLRGNRASELATVKKGTPLYGQPDWWGDANDPDSSSSATKINGEKTESRSTRPASLHLVEENGAAASSTKTRSATVTAMDSERVKYAEPTYMEIPIKDEDHPNCPKELQTPSKSVSSSLSRDSLSNSPEIKPPVSSNKAIKSHSPSADLNSSMSFTIDFDDPEHPPKKTMNICSSLSEFVPSKIRKNFRERKAQSSKASSKESTPSKNSEERELSPLHYQKLDEIQSQVFEKKGKSSRLSSTHATIGTSLRSPNLEDIDRLSEFSEDRRSNERDGDKTKKTVSSKSPQILKMGKTAKSSFLTAGMTTAASSSLYSSPASYLFDKMFETGSSTSASSDKEMSPEQTLYKEAAGHDRSSKGSMPHPERELVRPVVDSITTGKTTVTTTTKLSSCKEATIKKKHPVMSASDNDLLITEDAVDSGDRISKDDKEDKVSEAGTYTIEADVKDGEEEEEEARKRIDKVFGVDVDDFTSDKPTVNPLRLASPGGYDNVYEDYDNAGEKTPLDENGSAPIEDDLTLEYDDDDDDDENNEDLEQNSAMPHSDGVQTWVKQLAALSHKSSGHLAELAKNTKEDNEPSLSKKPPQGLNRKRPGTGRKLPSIPTDKSPVSSEHSSFVGDHDRSVEDMRHERTPDLCGSKLNGTSAVNGRSPRISSQAYSRSRIGSNGYQDNDSLTNVTMSSPSTSARSRSSVDTELLLQDTETVMAAMEARIVYKSSHDNKRSQSTESDTDVSSTVALVNGDEHYVKPTLYKSPRDALSKRQQKDSPAKTLNHASSTPPAAPGKKMVGRSYSQTVASRSRSMASPRSITSVTSANTGRKSLISDVLAGRRDSFDNDSIISDVSSDTGDGSFSRSSSKGKGNITMTKPNRAFQLRRARADSFDEPSTPRSGKSLKSGTSSSSIRSSSVHSTTRTRSLIETQRSEATSLGAQIVRKSRVNNTLESVQKANSNSNISSNMNNKLGQKMQRASSLTMAHQSAMTAAKREPTPKSHIRTTPTGLTRSGLAITGLSSRSQSQPGSRSNSPKNAERLAWKRRKEYDPRKAVAEAKAKVKEPGVTMRPKPSASANIRRRMIRSASFTDSHKLALSMQSATSSTQDFTSLESSSHQEGPRRAFIPFQGSLRSERSHHSADEDDSLVSANTTQDSSRSLISLSAAQQIKSAFTPPLLRSKTISPDVSPLRHTLSLHLRNSMSDVDTNFSTLSLVRNSDPRDSPATTVDTSPQASYDSLIVSSLYQISLKLKTTLDKLVDKLRDQNRLNTTPSPYDDYLPDSSRSEMPAWKTASPELAGILKHLRTSERSVHMINSVLFPDDERTQQIKQIRSQMAVFVPIEQPRPEENECASPEMEELSGQF